From one Lycium barbarum isolate Lr01 chromosome 6, ASM1917538v2, whole genome shotgun sequence genomic stretch:
- the LOC132600235 gene encoding la-related protein 6C — MAQLQPERVAEECIQESKTHFEAKDVKKTSSNSNSNKEDSASFKFNVQAPEFVPRSHATTTITATTTTPISSYFYPYFQYLSGGNATSDWLYVGDQDTLSYIPNQNFSAMLQKDVLPEDVKNKIIKQVEYQLSDMSLLANENLLRQMNKDLEGFVPISSVSATKKIKSLITNQQTLAHALLSSTKLVVSNDGKKVKRRIPFTDKDKEDLQLRTVVAENLPDDHSHHNIEKIFKVAGSVKTIRVCHPQDPNLSRARGDIGISNKLHALIEFENPEAAERAVEKLNDERNWRKGLRVRLLLRRSPKSVLKSRKSEFDCFDDEDGLPSEDSDSNNVEDGVGSAKKSWNKGRGKLRMRPQIHGGRGLLAALPQCSSGSSLSEGPVRQVTKGPRMPDGTRGFTMGRGKPLRTTVISGVHVA; from the exons ATGGCACAATTGCAACCTGAGAGAGTTGCTGAAGAATGTATTCAAGAAAGTAAAACACATTTTGAGGCTAAGGATGTTAAGAAAACaagtagtaatagtaatagtaataaggaGGATAGTGCCTCTTTCAAATTCAATGTCCAAGCCCCTGAATTTGTACCAAGATCTCATGCTACTACTACTATTACTGCTACTACTACAACCCCAATTTCAAGTTACTTTTACCCATATTTCCAGTATCTTTCTGGGGGTAATGCTACTTCTGATTGGTTATATGTGGGCGATCAAGACACTCTTTCCTATATTCCAAATCAAAATTTCTCTGCTATGCTTCAAAAAGATGTCCTTCCAGAAGATGTCAAGAACAAGATCATTAAACAG GTTGAATACCAACTTAGCGACATGAGCTTGCTGGCAAATGAGAACCTATTGAGACAGATGAATAAGGACCTTGAAGGCTTTG TCCCAATTTCCTCTGTTTCGGCTACAAAGAAAATCAAGTCTCTCATCACCAACCAACAGACACTTGCTCATGCCCTCCTGTCCTCTACAAAGCTG GTTGTAAGCAATGATGGCAAGAAGGTTAAAAGAAGAATTCCATTTACTGACAAGGATAAAGAGGATTTGCAG TTACGCACAGTTGTTGCGGAGAATTTACCAGATGATCACTCTCATCACAACATTGAGAAAATATTCAAGGTAGCTGGAAG TGTCAAAACCATCCGCGTATGCCATCCCCAGGATCCAAACTTGTCGCGTGCTAGAGGAGACATTGGCATTAGCAACAAG CTCCATGCACTGATTGAGTTTGAGAATCCTGAAGCAGCTGAGAGAGCA GTCGAGAAGTTAAATGATGAAAGGAACTGGAGAAAAGGCCTACGAGTGAGATTGCTCCTCAGACGTTCA CCAAAGTCTGTTCTAAAGAGCAGGAAATCGGAATTTGATTGTTTTGATGATGAAGATGGACTGCCCTCTGAAGACTCTGATAGCAATAAT GTTGAAGATGGAGTAGGATCAGCCAAGAAATCATGGAACAAAGGGCGTGGGAAATTAAGAATGCGTCCTCAAATTCATGGTGGTCGGGGCCTACTTGCCGCACTTCCACAATGCAGCAGCGGGTCGAGCCTAAGTGAAGGACCAGTGAGACAGGTTACAAAAGGGCCAAGAATGCCCGATGGAACGAGAGGTTTCACCATGGGAAGAGGGAAGCCTCTCAGAACTACTGTTATATCCGGAGTACATGTTGCCTAA
- the LOC132599058 gene encoding peroxidase 10, giving the protein MASHSMFPCLTVFFCVISIVSPLTAGQLDYSYYERACPSLPRIVRWNVWAALRNDSRIAASLLRLHFHDCFVNGCDGSVLLDDTNDFKGEKNAAPNRNSVRGYEVIDIIKADLEKACPSTVSCVDILTLAAREVVVMSGGLFWPVLLGRRDGLTASEKAANEQLPSPFEPLDKITAKFTDKGLDLKDVVVLSGAHTIGFAQCFTFKRRLFNFQDSGKPDPNLDSSMLSNLQSTCPNTDGSNTKIAPLDIQSVTRFDNAYYRNLMNNSGLLESDQALMSNSQTADMVKSYSLHPYLFYKDFAASMVKLGNVGVLTGQTGQIRKVCGSVN; this is encoded by the exons ATGGCAAGTCATAGTATGTTCCCCTGCCTTACTGTTTTCTTCTGTGTGATCAGTATTGTGTCTCCCTTAACTGCTGGTCAGCTTGATTACAGTTACTATGAGAGAGCATGCCCCAGCTTGCCTAGAATCGTTCGCTGGAATGTTTGGGCAGCACTCCGTAATGACTCCAGAATAGCTGCATCCCTCCTTCGTCTGCACTTTCACGACTGTTTTGTAAAT GGTTGTGATGGATCCGTGCTTCTTGATGACACGAACGATTTCAAGGGTGAGAAGAATGCTGCACCAAACCGCAATTCAGTCCGAGGATATGAGGTAATCGACATCATAAAAGCAGACCTTGAAAAAGCTTGCCCATCAACTGTATCTTGTGTGGATATATTAACTCTTGCAGCTAGAGAAGTGGTTGTCATG TCAGGAGGACTATTTTGGCCAGTTTTACTTGGTCGACGAGATGGACTAACTGCAAGTGAGAAAGCAGCAAATGAACAATTACCGTCACCCTTTGAGCCTCTAGATAAAATCACGGCCAAGTTTACTGATAAGGGTCTTGATCTAAAGGACGTAGTAGTTCTTTCAG GAGCACACACAATTGGTTTTGCTCAATGTTTCACATTCAAGAGGAGACTATTCAACTTTCAAGACTCTGGAAAGCCAGATCCAAATCTTGATTCTTCAATGTTGTCGAATTTGCAAAGCACTTGTCCCAACACAGATGGATCCAACACCAAGATTGCTCCACTGGACATTCAATCCGTTACGAGATTCGACAATGCATATTACAGAAACCTTATGAACAACTCAGGTCTTCTTGAATCTGATCAAGCTCTAATGTCAAATTCTCAGACTGCTGATATGGTCAAATCCTACAGCTTGCACCCTTATCTCTTCTATAAAGACTTTGCTGCATCGATGGTGAAATTAGGAAATGTTGGGGTCCTCACTGGACAAACTGGACAAATTAGGAAAGTATGTGGCTCTGTAAATTAA
- the LOC132600236 gene encoding uncharacterized protein LOC132600236: MSSTPTEYPLQQQQLPPPMFMGQQAYSDRPGHGSVGPVIGVLAVIAVLGAIAVMIGRLCSGRRIMGRGQYDFEGWVETKCASCIDGRVDPIPRPVTVAPPAVVVAERSSNGSPAGGEAAAPVTETVEMREEEEESNQQSNSHEHHHHPHERAQS; the protein is encoded by the coding sequence ATGTCATCTACACCAACTGAATATCCTCTACAGCAACAGCAACTACCACCACCCATGTTTATGGGGCAACAAGCTTATTCGGATCGTCCGGGTCACGGGTCAGTTGGACCCGTAATTGGTGTACTTGCTGTAATAGCTGTGTTAGGAGCCATTGCTGTAATGATAGGCAGGTTATGTTCGGGCCGGAGAATAATGGGTCGGGGCCAATATGACTTTGAAGGGTGGGTTGAGACCAAGTGCGCGTCTTGTATTGATGGCCGGGTCGACCCGATACCACGACCCGTTACTGTTGCACCGCCGGCAGTAGTGGTGGCTGAGAGAAGCAGTAACGGTAGTCCCGCCGGCGGTGAAGCGGCGGCTCCGGTGACGGAGACGGTGGAAatgagagaagaagaagaggaatcGAATCAACAAAGTAATTCAcatgaacatcatcatcatccacaTGAAAGAGCACAATCTTGA